One region of Olleya sp. Hel_I_94 genomic DNA includes:
- a CDS encoding PAS domain-containing protein, whose amino-acid sequence MSDTNTKLVEQLQHLYGFSDNFIESLQDGLIIITPKGEIVLINDALCRLTGYDKTELAGALLPFPFWPPELHDDYKSLFKELSKEHVKREFKVIYMHKNGKRFPVTVFFASIKNNQDKVIAYIGFIQNIEGVDYKTLNNPSDNQEVFTILNYRKKYLDLVLERKINQQLQITLNNISDGFVTLDEDLCYTYINDKAIELIGKKGVDLIGENIWKAFPEIIGHPFYKACCKALETQTTQYFRGHFKPYEKWYDCRFYPTAKGGITIYFLDISEQEKTEELLSESKNDLNAIINNIGDPLFVKDDQSCLILVNDAFCKMFDTNREFVIGKTLAEDVTEQERETFLKVDKAVLKTGIENISEETLTVKNSKTRTISTRKTRYVDTNGSKFIIGTIRDITNRKKTEVELDLYRHQLEELVNSRTEEINIKNAELQRMNKLFIGRELKMKELKNRIGKLKEENDNLTKQ is encoded by the coding sequence AACAATTACAGCATCTATATGGATTTTCTGATAATTTTATAGAGTCGCTTCAAGATGGATTAATAATAATAACGCCTAAAGGCGAAATTGTTTTAATAAATGATGCCTTGTGTCGTTTAACAGGTTATGATAAAACAGAATTGGCAGGAGCCTTATTACCTTTCCCTTTTTGGCCTCCAGAACTACATGACGATTATAAATCGCTTTTTAAAGAGCTTTCAAAAGAACATGTTAAACGAGAATTTAAAGTTATTTACATGCACAAAAACGGGAAACGCTTTCCTGTTACTGTCTTTTTTGCAAGCATTAAAAATAATCAGGATAAGGTCATAGCCTACATAGGCTTTATTCAGAATATAGAAGGTGTTGATTATAAAACATTAAATAATCCATCTGATAATCAAGAAGTTTTTACAATTTTAAATTATCGAAAAAAATATTTAGACTTAGTACTAGAGCGAAAAATAAATCAACAATTACAAATCACTTTAAATAATATATCTGATGGATTTGTCACTTTAGACGAAGATTTATGTTATACCTACATTAATGATAAAGCAATAGAATTAATAGGTAAGAAAGGAGTAGATTTAATTGGCGAAAACATTTGGAAAGCATTTCCAGAGATCATAGGACACCCTTTTTACAAAGCATGTTGCAAGGCACTTGAAACCCAAACAACACAATATTTTAGAGGACATTTTAAGCCTTATGAAAAATGGTATGATTGCCGATTTTATCCAACAGCTAAAGGAGGTATAACTATTTATTTTCTAGATATTTCTGAACAAGAAAAAACAGAAGAATTACTATCTGAAAGCAAGAACGATTTAAACGCAATAATTAATAACATTGGTGATCCATTATTTGTAAAAGATGACCAAAGCTGTTTAATCTTAGTAAATGATGCCTTTTGTAAAATGTTTGATACTAATAGGGAATTTGTAATTGGTAAAACATTAGCCGAAGACGTTACAGAACAAGAGCGAGAAACTTTTTTAAAAGTAGATAAAGCAGTTTTAAAAACGGGAATTGAAAACATAAGTGAAGAAACCCTTACAGTTAAAAATAGCAAAACTAGAACTATTTCTACAAGAAAAACAAGATATGTTGATACAAATGGAAGTAAATTTATAATTGGTACGATTAGAGATATTACTAATCGTAAAAAAACAGAAGTAGAATTAGATTTATATAGACATCAATTAGAAGAGCTTGTTAATAGTAGGACAGAAGAGATAAATATCAAAAATGCCGAATTACAGCGTATGAATAAATTGTTTATTGGACGAGAATTAAAAATGAAAGAATTAAAAAATAGAATTGGAAAATTAAAAGAAGAAAACGATAACTTAACTAAACAATAA